The genomic interval CTTATTCTAGGTTTTCAGATAGTGTTTCACTTGTAATTAATTGGATTGATATGAGTAATCACTGTGCAACTCCTTTTGAAATTTCGATCATTAACAGTTTATGCGCAGGTTGATTGGATGAAGGTTGAGCTATGTAGGTTGCTTGAGGAAAAAAGAGCTGCCATACTCCGGTTAGTATTCTACTGTCTGTggtttctgattttttttttctctaacatCTATTTCTACTTGCCCTGCTTTATTCAATCATGGTAATATAATAAAGCATCATGTCTGCCACTTATCTCAACATTTCAGCGAAGTTGCTTCATTCAAGACAGCTACAGATGAAAGTGCATCTCCTGAAACTATAGATAGCAATCTACTTCAGAATTAGGAACcattttcatgttttcttgACATGAATTATTTCTGATGTTGTCAAAGTGCTTCTAAAACCTATCATTTTACCTGTAACCATGGTTCCTGTTCTTTTCCAGAGCTGAGGAGCTAGAGACAGCACTTGTGGAGATGGTCAAAGAAGATAACCGACGGCAATTGAGTGCAAAGGTAtatgtaaatttatttgtatgaATATGTTATATCTGCCCAACTTATCATTTGGTCGATGGTAATACTTCTCCTACGGCTATGTAAGCTTTGGGTTACTCAAGTTGCTTGCaggatttgaagttttttAATAATGCTGCAGATTGAACAGTTAGAGCAAGAGGTGGCTGATCTACAGCAAGCCCTTGCTGataagaaagaacaagaagctGCTATGCTTAAGGTTAAAATTTTGCCTCTTGTTTCTCTAATGCATTTTTTTGGAACTATGTTTTAATGCTTATTCTATTATGAGTTCTCTAGTGATTTTTAGGTTCTATGTGCTACAGGTTTTGATGCGGCTAGAGCAAGAGCAAAGGATAACTGAAGATGCTCGCAGAAACACAGAGCAAGATGCAGCTGCCCAGAGATATGCAGTTACTGTGCTTCAGGTTCTTTACTGTTCTTGATGTCCTTGATATGACGGGAATGTTAAACTATAGATTTTATATTGTTCTTCATGTGTGATTGAACGAGAAGTTCGAAGATATTTGGGTATACACCAAAGAGGACTACTCATTCTGTTTTTCATTTGAGTTTGATGCTAGATGACATATTGTTGCGATGTGACTCCTAGCACAAAACTTAAGCTACTGATAGGCAATTTGTTCAGATAACAACTTCATGGCTTGGTTAAGCTGTCAAATAGTTATGCATTTCCCCCCATTGTCCTCAACATTTTACCTCAATTACATTATATGTCTTATATGTTTCTCTGTAAAGTAGTTCTCCTGTTGGCATAAGATGATTGCAGAATTTAAAACTTGAATGGCTTAACTATttggaaattattttatacatttatCTTTTGATATGTTGTACTCCCCTTAACTGTCTCAAGCCTTTCACTACAAGAATTGAgatttgttcttttcttgtaaTTTGTGAATTATGCAGTTCCTTATTAAGGTGCCTCATAGCTGATTGTTACTTCCTTTTCTGTGCTCTGATTGATTGTGAGATCCCATGAGTAGGGTGTATTTCTCTTTCCTTATTCTTTTGTTACTATATTGATTCTCATAAAATGATACATTTGCAGGAAAAATATGAGAAGGCTATGGCTTCTATTGCTCAGATGGAAAAGAGGGTGGTTATGGCAGAATCAATGTTGGAGGCTACCTTGCAATATCAATCTGGCCAAGCTAAAGCACTATCATCTCCACGGTAAGAAACATTGTAAGCCTCACTCATCTCCATTTCTATATCCATACGTATTCAAAATGTTCtgataaattttcattcagCTTGATGCTGATGAAGAAAACTAAGGGCCAAAAAGCAAAGAGCATAGGTAAAACTAAAATCAAATCTTATTCTAACCCTTAAGTTAATGCCCCTAAGTGAAATTTGAGAAGAGAAACTGCCAATACATATGCAAGCTTCATGTGACCCATTTTCAACTTTGCCTTGCAAAACAAGCATTCATGCAGTAATATCTGTTCTCTAAGCAGTCCAATGGTTAGTAGACCAACAAATGACAGAAGAATAGGAAGTGGTGTAGAACCACACCTTTATGGCAGTACCAGGGCTTTACTCAATATTGAGGAGTTCCGTTCTTATCATAACTAAGGTTGGATGTTTATAGCTgtatattcttaattttgttctttcagtcaaattttttattttgtcattctctctctttcttcactCTTTCTGTAAAAAAAATCTGATTcaatgtgtgtgtgtgtgtgtgtgtggaTATACAGGTCTGATGGAACTGATTGAGTGTTCAATCATCCAGTATCTGAttgagaataataaaataaagtatttATAGTTACATGTTCTCATAAATAGGCAATTCTGCAATTAATCgtaaacataattaaaaccCGTTCTGCATTAGAAGGTCAATGTTTTCAAATGAGGAGAAGAAACAAAGGCTATGCATCATTAAATTGCAGAACTTGGTACAAGGTCTGTTTGTCATTATAAAATTCCATTCTAGGGAACAGGTTGAAAAAGATTTTAGGGGAATAatcctttcttttctatttaaaaGCTTTCATtgaacaattaattttttgccgttttttttaaaatatgaactGTTGTTCACTTGTTTCTCAtgtaaggaaataaaaaaactgCATTCCTGGTTGGAATAAGATTGTAACCCGTTTgcaaattataattgaaaacaGTCATCTTTTATGGCTGAGATCTCAATGACATTCAACTCTCTACTCAAAAGCAGGACAATGCTATGGTGCAAGATTTTGTTTATGCATGTTATGAATTACATCTGCTTAATGGATATTTTTCCACAAGCGGCCAGATGCATCCACATAGTTTGTCTTAACAAAGATAGCATGCTTTTGTAGGGCTCAGCGTAATCAGGCCTCCACACAGGACAGTCCCAGAAGAAAGGCAGGGATATTGTCATTCGGACTTGGCTGGCGTGACAAGAACAAGGTAAAAGTATGCATTGCTGTGTTTTGGCAGGTGTTACTGCAAATGCCGCAGTGGCTTTGTGGTCCTCATGtagatgaaatattttatctaactGTTTTGGAGCATTAACCGCACATTGTGAAATATCAGTCTATATCCTTGAAATAAAGTTCATGGTGCTACAAATATCTTGAGGTTTTTTGTTAGTTTTAGAGTTTAGAAAATGCTGCATACCTATTTTCTTTGCCTTTATTTGAAGCTTGTAAACTTGGATTTGATATGGCAGGGCAAACCCAATTTTGAGGAGTCTACAGACGGTAAATCCTGGGAGGAAACTTAAACCCTAGACCAAGAGAAGAACTAGCCCTGGTGCCATATCATTCTTTGAATTTGTGCCTCCACTGCCAAGAAGTCACTTCTCTGCATCTGTTCTGATATTTAATAGCTCTGTTTCCTTATCTGTAGTTATGAGTATACTGGCAATTAATTAATGGTAAGAGAGGGGTCTATTTGTATAAAGTATCAATTTGAACCCAAGTAGACTTGTAGAAGTCAGATTAATTTGACTTTAATCAAATGTGTAGCAGCACGTTATACATTAATCAGCAAacaaagatttttattttaatttccacAATTTTTGAACCATTGAATTACTTGATTCTATCATTTCTATCTCTTTCATGCATTCAGTGTATAGTATGATTGTACAAGAAGATATCACTGCCTGATAAGAAAGCATCTGATTATATTATGGATATGATTGAATTTTCATGTACATAGGAAAACAGCAGCTACAAATATCTCCTAACAACAAACGCAATAGCTTATAAAAATGTGCCTTTGGTTTGTAAGAAATAAGCAAAATTTGGTAACGAGGCATGTTATGTAAGGCAGGCACTATGCATTTAGCCTGAAACTCCTAGCCCTGTGATTTCATTTACATTAAAAGATGCCACAACTCATAACATCATCATTACCAGCGTCTATCAATAGTTGGCAGATCCCAGGGAAGCGTCCAATGAGCATGAAGAATCCAAGCAAGTATCAACTTAACCTTCTCGTTCGATCCCTTTCAGACCCACTGCCACCGTTGGGCTTCTTATCTCTATCTCTCTTCGTCCGTGGAGGAGTACCAGGGGCCAAGCGGGAACCCTGCACTGATTGTGTATCTGGTTCAAACTTTTGAGAAGCAAGGTAAGTCAAAGCTGTGACTACATCAGCAATGAGAGGTCGCATATTTGGCTGCTCCTGAACACACATTGCTGCCACTGCAAGTGCTTGGAATAAGCCTCTTGGAGGATACTGCCCTTGAAGCATTGGATCAGCCAtttgagagaatttttttCGGTCTTTGAATAATGGCCTTGCCTGCAACAAAGGTCAGGATAGAAGTGAAACTTTTGCAACCTGACAGAAAATCACTATTTTTAGCTTTTATCTATAagtttttcttgttcttgttgcaCTCCTCATCAATATGTGAAATAGCTAATTTAATTTATGGTTGAAGACTAATTACAACAAAATTGGAAGCAAGCCAAAGTTTTAGATACATTGTTATCTGTTTCTTACCCATGCTACTAGATTCTGTTCCCCCGCAGCTTTTGAATTGTCAATTGCTTTCCTGCCGGTTATGATTTCCAGAAGAACAACCCCAAAGCTATAAACATCTGATTTCAGAGTTAGTTGACCAGTCATTGCATACTCTGGGGCACAGTATCCATAGGTGCCCATAACCCTTGTAGATACATGGGTGTTATCGCCAACAGGCCCAAGTTTGGCCAAGCCAAAATCAGATAGCTTAGGAAAACATCCTTCACCAAGTAAAATGTTGGAGCATTTCAAATCTCGGTATATAACAGGGGGGCTGGCTTTGTCATGTAAATACTCCAACCCTTTTGCAGCCCCAGCAGCTATTTTCATTCTTGTGTTCCAGTCCAGCCTTTTCTTACCAGGTGAAATGTCTGCGAATATTAAGCATAAGAAATCATCCTCCTGTTAGAGCAAAtgaaaaacagagaaaaaattcggtgacaaataaaaaaaacatgagGAGTTAATGCAATACATACCATGTAAATGATCTTCGAGAGATCCTAAGGGCATATATTCATAAACCAGAAGCCTTTGATCTCCATCAGCACAATACCCAGTAAGATTAACAAGGTTAGGATGGTGAAGTAGGCTAAGCATTAAAACTTCAACAAGAAATTCCCTGTTCCCTTGCAACCCATTACGATCAAGTTGCTTTATAGCGACAACCTACACCCatcaagaaatcaagattCAATTGCCACCTTAGGCGAAAGCAAGCCTTCATTTGACTTGTATAAGCTGTTAACTTTGTTTCAGGTTTTTCACTTTACAACTAACCTGATTTGTACTCTCCAGACGCCCTTTGTACACTCTACCAAAACCTCCTTCTCCCAAAAGGCATTCTGCTCTAAAATTCTTAGTTGCTGTTGCCAATTCACGAAATGTAAAAATCTGTGCAGCAATATGTTCACCCCCTCCACTTCTAGATGTCTCCCCACTTGATGAGGAATCTGTTTGCAATTTGTGTGAACAAATAAAAGATGATGAAAATGTTGGCAAAAACCAATAATTGTTTGCATTTGATTCTAGAGGAGATAAACCAAGGCACAACAAGGAAACCACATACAAAATAGGaatgcaaaagaaaaacaccAAGAACACACTGAGCTGGATTTTGCCAAGACATGCGCTAAAGACTGATCGATCATCATACCACAATTTCACCTCACAAAATCTATCATATTGCTTACAAAATCTTCAAGGCATATGCAACATATATGAGGTGTATCCAAAATCCCATCTGA from Theobroma cacao cultivar B97-61/B2 chromosome 5, Criollo_cocoa_genome_V2, whole genome shotgun sequence carries:
- the LOC18597875 gene encoding serine/threonine-protein kinase CDL1; translation: MGWLPCSGKSNTKANKSKKNKKMEQMPLDQIKPSSDSSSSGETSRSGGGEHIAAQIFTFRELATATKNFRAECLLGEGGFGRVYKGRLESTNQVVAIKQLDRNGLQGNREFLVEVLMLSLLHHPNLVNLTGYCADGDQRLLVYEYMPLGSLEDHLHDISPGKKRLDWNTRMKIAAGAAKGLEYLHDKASPPVIYRDLKCSNILLGEGCFPKLSDFGLAKLGPVGDNTHVSTRVMGTYGYCAPEYAMTGQLTLKSDVYSFGVVLLEIITGRKAIDNSKAAGEQNLVAWARPLFKDRKKFSQMADPMLQGQYPPRGLFQALAVAAMCVQEQPNMRPLIADVVTALTYLASQKFEPDTQSVQGSRLAPGTPPRTKRDRDKKPNGGSGSERDRTRRLS